ATCAGTGCGGAAAGCGGCCTGCGGACCTTTAGGGATACCGACGGTCTTTGGGAAGGCTACGCCATCGAAGAGGTCGCCACGCCCCGTGCCTGGAGACGGAATCCAAAGCTGGTGCTGGACTTTTATAATATGCGCCGGCGGGACGTGCGCGCGGCCGAACCCAACGCAGCCCACAAGGCGCTGGCTGCCCTGGAAGCGCAGTATGATGTGACGGTCATTACCCAAAATATCGACGACCTCCACGAACGCGCGGGATCGACCCGGATCATCCACCTGCACGGGGAGATCTTTAAGATGCGCAGCGACCGGGATGAAACCCTCGTCGAGGCCATCCACGACGATATGCCGGAAGGCGCCCTGGCACCGGACGGCGGGTGGTGGCGGCCGCACATCGTATGGTTCGAGGAACCCGTACCGATGATCGGGCGGGCGGCCCAGGTGACGGCTTCCGCCGACATTTTTCTGGTGGTCGGTACCTCGTTACAGGTATACCCCGCGGCGGGTTTGATCAACATGGCACCCGCCGGGGTGCCTGTCCTTGTCGTCGACAAAAAAATACCGCCGGTGGCGCCCTCGCCCCACCTCGTTCTGATCGAACAGCCGGCGACGCTGGGGATGCAGGAAGTGCTCGCCCGGCTCCTGAACCGCCCGTAGGCGCTCCAATGCACGACTAAACGGGAATGAATGGAATGAATGCCCCCGATGTTTCGGTTGGGCGGAATAAGCTATTATTTTTGTCCGACATCCAATATCATTAACATGATGAACCGTGCCTCTGTCGTGGCCCTCGGCCTATCCTACACTAAAACAATTGTGTTCATGAAACGACTTCTTTTTGCGGCCCTCCTGTTGCTTATGGGAGAGTGCGGCTTTGCGCAGTTGAAGATCGGCTCCAATCCCAGCACGATCAACAAGTCCTCCATTTTGGAATTGGAAAGCACCCGCCAGGGTCTTTTGTTGCCCAGGATTCCCGGGGCCAACCTGACGACAGCCCCCCTGAGTACGGCACCGGACGGGATGATCATATATGTGACCGATTCCACCAGCCTGTTTATCCGGAAAAACGGCCTCTGGCAACGGATGTCCGCAGACAGCGTCGCCAACGCCAAAAACTGGAACACCACGGGGAATGCCGGGCTGGATTCCACGGTGAACTTCCTGGGGACCACCGACGCACAACCGCTGATCGTAAAGACAAACGGGGCGGAGCGTTTGCGGGTCACGTCCAACGGGAACCTGAAAGTTGCTTCGGGTACGGTCCCGGTCGGGTCCAACCAGGTCCAGGTGATGGTGATCGACACCTCGACGGGGACCATCGTGCAACGGTCCTTGTCCGCGGCGGCCTTTGACAACGCCATTGTGTCGTTGAACGGTCTCCGGGACTCGGTACAGAACTTTGCCGTCGACAGTGCCCAGACCACGGACTTTACCATTACGTCCTCCAATGGGGTGCATACGTTCAACATCCCCACCCAGAACGGGAACGGCGTCACCTCCCGGGGGTTGTTGAGTTATCACGACTGGTTGCGCTTCGATTCCGCCTATCGCTTCCAGATCCTGCATACGTTGTTTTCCACCGCCCCGGACTCGACCGGGATGACTTTGTCCAACGGAACCCTCATCCTCCACGCGGCGGACGCCACCCACCCGGGGGGCGTGGACACCACCACCCAGACCTTCGGGGGCGCCAAGACCTTTAACGGGAACGTTGTGGCCAACCAGAACGCGACCGTCAACGGCAACCTGGTGCTGACCAATACCCCCCAGGCACCCGCCAACGACAGCGTGAGCGTGCTGATCCAGGCGGCCAACGGGACCGTCCAGCAACGCACCATCGGCCTGGCGGCCTTCAAGCAGCTTGTGACGGGCACCGACTCGGGGACCGTAAAGGATATCCACATCGACAGCAGCTCCGCCACCCAGACCGTGATCGACATCCCTGATGCCAGTCCAACCGTCAGGGGCGTCGTCAACCACACGAGCGGACAGTCGTTTGGCGGGTACAAGAACTTCAAGGATTCCCTCGCGGTGGGATTGGCCACGGGGACGACCGCCAATTCCACCTTCCAGGTCAACGGGTCGATCGGGTCCAACATCACCAAGGTCACCGGGAACTATACGGTCGCGGCCACCGACAACACGGTGCTCGCCGACGCCACCTCGGCCGCCATCACCATCACCCTTCCCAACCCCGGCACGATCAACGGACGGATCTATACCATCAAAAAGATCGGTACCGGCGGGATCGACAACGCGCTGACCATCACCCCCACGTCCG
This region of Dinghuibacter silviterrae genomic DNA includes:
- a CDS encoding SIR2 family NAD-dependent protein deacylase — encoded protein: MSKPHLVVLTGAGISAESGLRTFRDTDGLWEGYAIEEVATPRAWRRNPKLVLDFYNMRRRDVRAAEPNAAHKALAALEAQYDVTVITQNIDDLHERAGSTRIIHLHGEIFKMRSDRDETLVEAIHDDMPEGALAPDGGWWRPHIVWFEEPVPMIGRAAQVTASADIFLVVGTSLQVYPAAGLINMAPAGVPVLVVDKKIPPVAPSPHLVLIEQPATLGMQEVLARLLNRP